A region of Antedon mediterranea chromosome 8, ecAntMedi1.1, whole genome shotgun sequence DNA encodes the following proteins:
- the LOC140056652 gene encoding DBH-like monooxygenase protein 1 homolog yields MARIQVNIFSAILCICFVEALKTIDEKHEVVLNVEHGVNLKWRVDGEDILFEMSAVTRGYVAVGFSPNGGMPGSDIVVGWVNNGKAFVSDRYANDFKKPEADSSQDYELLYGYEKNGKTTIGFTRKLHTCDPKDYTITGDTSRIIWAINDNDPDKSDDLQYHRTARGVRSVVILDSTFKLRELPEDGKYFDMLMPNVSVPNDDTTYWCSPFLVPKFDKPVQVFRFDTIVQKGHEALVHHMIIYGCTGDYDSVSHWADLCIRKNMPPELEKCVRVIYAWAVGAGPFEFPEHVGLSLGGANDPTFMYIEMHYDNPERRSDFVDSSGLRLHYIPARREYDLDVWMVGEAFETKAHMIPPKETSFKTFGYCSGECTQASMKEDVKVFAVLLHGHLALRQINLQQYRNGTLISEVRDDNYDFNLQETRNTPEIIYKPGDDFVVTCSYDTMDRENITFGGIGTHEEMCLAFIYYYPRRANFTFCISNPTWDSISNEFGINTNNGTLIVSNITDITDLDGKELKDSLKEVAYHGARYEVCGFVSHGVREFPPKWFKDDRRIVKHEACAMTVFSGSSKTMGTLTATVILAAFVISILF; encoded by the exons ATGGCTAGAAtacaagtaaatatattttctgcAATTCTTTGTATTTGCTTTGTCGAAGCTCTTAAAACTATCGATGAAAAACATGAAGTTGTCCTAAACGTAGAGCATGGTGTTAACCTGAAGTGGAGAGTTGACGGAGAAGACATTCTCTTTGAGATGAGTGCTGTAACTCGTGGTTATGTAGCCGTTGGGTTTTCTCCTAATGGTGGAATGCCTGGTTCTGATATTGTAGTTGGATGGGTGAACAACGGCAAAGCATTCGTATCT GACCGATACGCAAATGACTTCAAAAAGCCTGAAGCTGATTCGTCTCAAGACTATGAACTCCTTTACGGATATGAAAAAAATGGTAAAACAACTATTGGATTCACAAGGAAGTTGCATACATGTGACCCGAAAGATTACACCATTACA GGTGACACATCAAGAATAATTTGGGCTATCAATGATAATGATCCTGACAAATCAGACGATCTGCAGTACCATAGAACGGCCAGAGGTGTTCGATCTGTTGTAATTCTAGACTCCACCTTCAAGCTACGTGAACTGCCAGAGGATGGAAAGTATTTTGATATGTTAATGCCAAAT GTGTCGGTACCGAATGACGACACGACGTATTGGTGTTCTCCATTTCTAGTGCCAAAGTTTGATAAACCTGTGCAGGTATTTCGT TTTGACACCATAGTTCAAAAAGGTCATGAGGCTCTTGTTCATCACATGATTATTTACGGCTGCACTGGCGACTACGACTCTGTCTCTCATTGGGCAGATTTGTGCATAAGAAAAAATATGCCACCCGAACTTGAAAAATGCGTAAGAGTGATTTACGCATGGGCAGTCGGTGCTGGG CCGTTTGAATTTCCGGAACATGTTGGCCTATCACTTGGTGGAGCAAACGACCCAACGTTCATGTATATCGAAATGCATTATGATAATCCTGAACGTAGATCAG ATTTCGTGGATAGTTCTGGACTTCGACTCCATTATATACCTGCAAGACGCGAGTACGATCTTGATGTATGGATGGTCGGAGAGGCATTTGAAACAAAAGCACATATGATTCCACCAAAAGAAACTTCTTTTAAAACGTTTGGTTATTGTTCTGGAGAGTGTACACAGGCA agtatGAAAGAAGATGTCAAAGTATTCGCAGTTTTACTTCATGGTCATCTTGCAC TTCGACAAATCAATCTTCAACAATATCGAAATGGTACACTTATTAGTGAAGTGCGTGACgataattatgattttaatcTGCAAGAAACCCGAAATACACCCGAAATTATATACAAACCG ggAGATGATTTTGTAGTGACATGTTCTTACGATACAATGGACAGAGAAAACATTACATTT GGTGGTATAGGAACCCACGAAGAGATGTGTTTAGCATTTATATACTACTATCCGCGGAGAGCTAACTTCACTTTCTGTATATCTAATCCTACATGGGATAGTATCAGCAACGAATTTGGAATTAACACTAACAACGG AACTCTTATTGTCAGCAATATAACAGATATAACAGACTTAGATGGAAAAGAACTAAAGGATAGTTTGAAAGAAGTAGCGTACCATGGGGCACGTTATGAAGTTTGCGGATTTGTCAGT CATGGCGTACGAGAGTTTCCTCCAAAGTGGTTTAAAGATGATAGACGTATCGTTAAGCACGAGGCATGCGCAATGACCGTTTTCAGTGGGAGTAGCAAGACGATGGGAACATTAACGGCCACCGTAATTCTAGCAGCTTTTGTCATTTCAATATTGTTTTAG